One segment of Anopheles stephensi strain Indian chromosome 3, UCI_ANSTEP_V1.0, whole genome shotgun sequence DNA contains the following:
- the LOC118509611 gene encoding putative gustatory receptor 2a, with translation MKSKVSINSIVSIIEWNVKFYRLVGLAPFELNTSHVRLSKPFCCAVGGFVTLYWTAMVSSIATSNHANDRISRISNYFQLITNAIMLTAILLMPAFRLRNFAEVTRALRKLEHDLQKDSLGSNFRRMVRWNVGIVCGTLGVLVLATGFDCYVTVFRGSIRADYWIITILPQFVNVIAVTQAILLLLYINGRFRMLNRLLVEEQHPVAGRKHTYEQSGRLTVAGPTNDPKKLSLHVIEVHGCGMDGASSHKHLHQLPKVLYRYNDLYDICKLLDRYFGLLFLLTFTSIFIVTTIQLYYSYTILYWFTGENGFTIWSLMVCLNTISINLGMLLTIVLLCEQISNRTKQANDLLADLQLRGSRHLSSEEVIKLTIPFQAPNKVFKFSAMGFFQIDCNMLCGMIGAITTYLVIYIQFYILYADEVKKSTFVSRFQI, from the exons ATGAAGAGCAAGGTGTCCATCAACTCGATCGTCTCGATCATTGAGTGGAACGTGAAGTTTTACCGGCTGGTCGGTTTGGCCCCGTTCGAGCTCAACACGAGCCACGTGCGGCTGTCGAAACCGTTCTGCTGTGCGGTCGGTGGATTCGTCACGCTCTACTGGACCGCGATGGTGTCCTCGATAGCAACCAGCAACCATGCGAACGATCGGATCTCGCGCATCTCCAACTACTTTCAGCTGATCACGAACGCGATCATGCTGACGGCGATACTGCTCATGCCGGCCTTTCGGTTGCGCAATTTCGCCGAAGTGACGCGCGCCCTGCGCAAGCTGGAGCACGACCTGCAGAAGGACTCGCTCGGCAGCAACTTTCGCCGGATGGTACGGTGGAACGTTGGCATCGTGTGCGGAACGCTCGGTGTGCTGGTGTTGGCGACCGGGTTCGACTGCTACGTGACGGTGTTTCGCGGCTCGATCCGGGCGGACTACTGGATCATCACGATACTGCCCCAGTTCGTGAACGTGATCGCGGTGACGCAGGccatactgctgctgctgtacattAATGGCCGGTTCCGGATGCTGAATCGGCTGCTGGTGGAAGAGCAGCACCCGGTGGCGGGCAGGAAGCATACGTACGAGCAGTCCGGCCGGCTTACCGTGGCCGGGCCGACGAACGATCCGAAAAAGTTGAGCCTGCACGTGATCGAGGTGCACGGTTGCGGGATGGACGGTGCATCCTCGCACAAGCATCTGCACCAGCTGCCGAAAGTCCTGTACCGGTACAACGATCTGTACGACATCTGCAAACTGCTCGATCGCTACTTTGGCTTGCTGTTTCTGCTTACCTTCACCTCGATCTTTATCGTCACGACGATACAGCTGTACTACAGCTACACCATTCTGTACTGGTTTACCGGCGAGAATGGGTTCACGATCTGGTCGCTGATGGTGTGCCTGAACACGATTTCGATCAATCTCGGGATGCTGCTAACGATCGTGCTGCTCTGCGAGCAGATTTCCAACCGTACGAAGCAGGCGAACGATCTGCTGGCGGACCTGCAGCTGCGCGGTTCGCGCCATCTATCCTCGGAG GAAGTCATCAAGCTGACCATACCATTCCAGGCCCCGAACAAAGTGTTTAAGTTCTCGGCGATGGGCTTTTTCCAGATCGATTGCAACATGCTGTGCGGG ATGATTGGGGCAATCACGACGTATTTGGTAATCTACATACAGTTCTACATCCTGTACGCGGACGAGGTGAAAAAGTCAACGTTTGTGTCCCGGTTCCAGATTTAA
- the LOC118509612 gene encoding putative homeodomain transcription factor isoform X1: MRLDALVAWYQKKIGTYDKQQWEKTIEQKILAGISHLPLKNTKLKTELIDVDLVRGSTFPKAKSKLSILTVLYLAALRILLLPVYARWWVQQTSPGVFLLLLMLYLLQMLNLGIYSYCSRSAPSVADGEPKGATTEPVEHIVTISDFLIPLALSLLLSVIHSQIVATASNSNGSSSLFSCGKLSQKCFSHGSTAAATPGAASTGTGTSMSTPAGIGGTLSKKQREQRIRRKRRVRAHSETAQSVPGGRVPTDDRDRKKAFASVGGSKSATSSPARTAPKKGACSTSSSTSSDAVERHQHDPIAEPEEANAGTPEALLRADDRAPNIHRTAPGSPVVSAIGVTITSTNSSSDHSPPNGRRGRAGGERVRSEAMFLLPSGLRRRNVNWDPTVRPDRVRPTASLLEPVVDDDGFESLNGKSSGGEDSVGVNGAVLFQQDHGRYRKGPFANDDWLAGGTAGGEIEFNEHQSDSDTDTLKNSITNYGATTTTTIPELDGLLDPQRKENGAVTDVAQKDTQGPEGKEGRDPVQRQRRTKDTSKQQRRAPIDGVKHSGTDEKLGTSCSDETDEEDEYDLHSPSPPHMHLLHSSPPLHRHQPPPVPVRPSVGSSPPPPPPHHLLYLHRHPAVVAQPAVVVHHSVHSLHTHQHHFHHSPSVLTEGEECSYSSELDHSDTQNEHSDDDYELEDVPTLILNPACGANDRVSCTIWEAREAKKAEMSVLDISSAIIERVEAMPESCDYVYIGVVLSVFLSLVPAFCRLCEATVDSTNSTEVNFLDMPVILFEKASFSLLAVLRFAFGESSWERFVLVLGFLLRLVLTFLVFFLLAVAERTFKQRFLYAKLFSHLTSSRRAQKSGIPHFRLNKVRNIKTWLCVRSYLKRRGPQNSVDVIVSAAFIITLLLLAFLSVEWLKDSVHLHSQFNLEALAWSCAFGTFLLRFMTLGTKINKKYKSVSVLITEQINLYVQIEQKPNKKDELMISNNVLKLAADLLKELESPFKISGLSANPYLYTTVKVVILSALSGVLSEMLGFKLKLHKIKIK; encoded by the exons ATGCGCCTCGATGCTTTGGTCGCATGGTATCAGAAGAAGATCGGCACCTACGACAAGCAGCAATGGGAGAAAACGATCGAGCAAAAGATACTGGCCGGCATCAGCCATCTGCCGCTGAAAAATACCAAACTCAAGACCGAGCTGATCGATGTCGATCTGGTGCGCGGTTCCACCTTCCCGAAAGCTAAATCGAAACTGTCGATCCTGACGGTGCTGTATCTGGCCGCGCTGCGCATTCTGCTGCTACCGGTTTACGCCCGCTGGTGGGTGCAGCAAACATCGCCCGGCGTGTTCCTGCTTCTGCTCATGCTCTACCTGCTGCAGATGCTTAATCTCGGCATCTACAGCTACTGTTCGCGGTCGGCGCCCAGTGTCGCGGACGGTGAGCCAAAGGGGGCGACCACCGAGCCGGTCGAACATATCGTCACGATATCGGACTTTTTGATTCCGCTCGCGCTCAGCCTGCTGTTGAGCGTCATCCATTCGCAGATCGTTGCCACCGCCTCGAACAGCAACGGATCGTCGTCGCTGTTTTCGTGCGGTAAGCTGTCGCAAAAGTGTTTCTCCCACGGTTCGACCGCTGCGGCGACCCCGGGTGCTGCCAGTACCGGTACCGGTACGTCCATGTCCACGCCGGCCGGGATTGGCGGGACGCTGAGTAAGAAGCAGCGCGAGCAACGCATTCGCCGGAAGCGTCGCGTAAGGGCACACTCGGAAACGGCCCAATCGGTACCGGGCGGGCGTGTGCCGACCGACGATCGCGACCGAAAGAAAGCGTTCGCCAGTGTGGGTGGATCGAAATCGGCCACCAGTTCGCCGGCTCGGACAGCGCCGAAGAAGGGCGCGTGCAGtacgagcagcagcacaagCAGTGATGCGGTGGAGCGCCACCAACACGATCCAATCGCTGAACCGGAGGAAGCGAACGCCGGAACGCCGGAGGCACTGCTTCGGGCGGACGATCGTGCTCCAAACATTCATCGAACGGCTCCCGGTTCGCCCGTGGTGTCTGCCATCGGTGTGACCATCACGTCCACGAACAGTTCCAGTGACCATTCGCCACCGAACGGACGACGAGGACGTGCCGGTGGTGAACGGGTGCGGTCGGAAGCGATGTTCCTGCTACCGTCCGGGTTGCGCCGTCGGAACGTTAATTGGGACCCGACTGTACGCCCGGACCGGGTACGCCCGACCGCGTCCCTGCTGGAACCGGTCGTGGACGACGATGGGTTCGAAAGCTTAAACGGCAAAAGTTCCGGCGGTGAGGACAGTGTCGGTGTGAATGGTGCGGTGCTGTTTCAGCAGGATCACGGCCGCTACCGGAAGGGTCCGTTTGCAAACGACGACTGGCTTGCCGGCGGGACTGCCGGCGGCGAGATAGAATTCAACGAGCATCAGTCCGATTCCGACACGGACACGCTGAAAAACAGCATCACGAACTAcggtgccaccaccaccaccaccatcccagaGCTGGACGGTTTGCTCGATCCGCAGCGTAAGGAAAACGGAGCTGTGACGGACGTCGCCCAAAAGGACACGCAGGGCCCGGAAGGGAAGGAGGGCCGGGACCCGGTACAGCGGCAACGGCGCACCAAAGACACAAGTAAGCAGCAACGGCGCGCACCGATCGACGGCGTGAAGCATAGCGGAACGGACGAAAAGCTAGGGACGAGCTGCAGCGACGAGACGGACGAAGAGGACGAGTACGATTTGCATTCGCCGTCGCCGCCACACATGCACCTACTGCACTCATCGCCACCGCTTCATCGCCACCAGCCGCCACCAGTACCGGTGCGGCCGTCGGTCGGCTcgtcgccgccgccaccgccgccccACCATTTGCTTTACCTCCATCGCCATCCCGCAGTAGTAGCGCAGCCGGCGGTGGTGGTCCACCATTCCGTTCATTCGCTTCATACGCATCAGCATCACTTTCACCATTCGCCCTCCGTACTGACCGAAG GTGAGGAGTGCAGCTACAGCTCCGAGCTGGACCATTCCGATACGCAGAACGAACACTCGGACGACGACTACGAGCTGGAGGACGTACCGACGCTCATACTCAATCCGGCCTGCGGTGCAAACGATCGCGTCAGCTGCACCATCTGGGAGGCACGGGAAGCGAAGAAGGCGGAAATGTCCGTGCTGGACATTTCCTCCGCCATCATCGAGCGCGTGGAAGCGATGCCGGAATCGTGCGACTACGTGTACATTGGCGTCGTGCTGAGCGTGTTCCTGTCGCTGGTGCCCGCCTTCTGCCGGCTGTGCGAGGCGACGGTCGACTCCACCAACTCGACCGAGGTGAACTTCCTCGACATGCCGGTCATCCTGTTCGAGAAGGCGTCCTTCTCGCTGCTGGCCGTGCTGCGGTTCGCGTTCGGCGAGAGTAGCTGGGAGCGGTTTGTGCTGGTGCTCGGCTTTCTGCTACGGCTCGTGCTAACCTTCCTGGTGTTTTTCCTGCTCGCCGTGGCGGAGCGCACCTTTAAGCAGCGCTTTCTGTACGCGAAACTGTTCTCGCATCTGACGTCCTCCCGGCGGGCGCAAAAGTCCGGCATTCCGCACTTTCGGCTGAACAAGGTGCGCAACATTAAGACGTGGCTGTGCGTCCGTTCGTACCTGAAGCGGCGCGGGCCGCAGAACTCGGTGGACGTGATCGTGTCGGCCGCGTTCATCatcacgctgctgctgttggcgtTTCTGAGCGTGGAATGGTTGAAGGATTCGGTCCACTTGCATTCGCAGTTTAATCTCGAGGCGCTCGCCTGGTCCTGTGCGTTTGGCACGTTTCTGCTGCGCTTCATGACGCTCGGCACGAAGATCAACAAGAAGTACAAGAGCGTGTCGGTGCTGATCACGGAGCAGATCAATCTCTACGTTCAG ATCGAACagaaaccaaataaaaaggACGAGCTGATGATATCGAACAACGTGCTCAAGCTGGCGGCTGACCTCCTCAAG GAGCTGGAATCTCCGTTCAAAATCTCCGGTCTCAGTGCAAACCCGTATCTCTACACCACCGTGAAGGTGGTCATACTGTCCGCCCTCTCCGGGGTGCTGAGTGAAATGTTAGGCTTCAAGCTGAAACTtcacaaaattaaaattaagtaG
- the LOC118509612 gene encoding putative homeodomain transcription factor isoform X2, with the protein MRLDALVAWYQKKIGTYDKQQWEKTIEQKILAGISHLPLKNTKLKTELIDVDLVRGSTFPKAKSKLSILTVLYLAALRILLLPVYARWWVQQTSPGVFLLLLMLYLLQMLNLGIYSYCSRSAPSVADGEPKGATTEPVEHIVTISDFLIPLALSLLLSVIHSQIVATASNSNGSSSLFSCGKLSQKCFSHGSTAAATPGAASTGTGTSMSTPAGIGGTLSKKQREQRIRRKRRVRAHSETAQSVPGGRVPTDDRDRKKAFASVGGSKSATSSPARTAPKKGACSTSSSTSSDAVERHQHDPIAEPEEANAGTPEALLRADDRAPNIHRTAPGSPVVSAIGVTITSTNSSSDHSPPNGRRGRAGGERVRSEAMFLLPSGLRRRNVNWDPTVRPDRVRPTASLLEPVVDDDGFESLNGKSSGGEDSVGVNGAVLFQQDHGRYRKGPFANDDWLAGGTAGGEIEFNEHQSDSDTDTLKNSITNYGATTTTTIPELDGLLDPQRKENGAVTDVAQKDTQGPEGKEGRDPVQRQRRTKDTSEECSYSSELDHSDTQNEHSDDDYELEDVPTLILNPACGANDRVSCTIWEAREAKKAEMSVLDISSAIIERVEAMPESCDYVYIGVVLSVFLSLVPAFCRLCEATVDSTNSTEVNFLDMPVILFEKASFSLLAVLRFAFGESSWERFVLVLGFLLRLVLTFLVFFLLAVAERTFKQRFLYAKLFSHLTSSRRAQKSGIPHFRLNKVRNIKTWLCVRSYLKRRGPQNSVDVIVSAAFIITLLLLAFLSVEWLKDSVHLHSQFNLEALAWSCAFGTFLLRFMTLGTKINKKYKSVSVLITEQINLYVQIEQKPNKKDELMISNNVLKLAADLLKELESPFKISGLSANPYLYTTVKVVILSALSGVLSEMLGFKLKLHKIKIK; encoded by the exons ATGCGCCTCGATGCTTTGGTCGCATGGTATCAGAAGAAGATCGGCACCTACGACAAGCAGCAATGGGAGAAAACGATCGAGCAAAAGATACTGGCCGGCATCAGCCATCTGCCGCTGAAAAATACCAAACTCAAGACCGAGCTGATCGATGTCGATCTGGTGCGCGGTTCCACCTTCCCGAAAGCTAAATCGAAACTGTCGATCCTGACGGTGCTGTATCTGGCCGCGCTGCGCATTCTGCTGCTACCGGTTTACGCCCGCTGGTGGGTGCAGCAAACATCGCCCGGCGTGTTCCTGCTTCTGCTCATGCTCTACCTGCTGCAGATGCTTAATCTCGGCATCTACAGCTACTGTTCGCGGTCGGCGCCCAGTGTCGCGGACGGTGAGCCAAAGGGGGCGACCACCGAGCCGGTCGAACATATCGTCACGATATCGGACTTTTTGATTCCGCTCGCGCTCAGCCTGCTGTTGAGCGTCATCCATTCGCAGATCGTTGCCACCGCCTCGAACAGCAACGGATCGTCGTCGCTGTTTTCGTGCGGTAAGCTGTCGCAAAAGTGTTTCTCCCACGGTTCGACCGCTGCGGCGACCCCGGGTGCTGCCAGTACCGGTACCGGTACGTCCATGTCCACGCCGGCCGGGATTGGCGGGACGCTGAGTAAGAAGCAGCGCGAGCAACGCATTCGCCGGAAGCGTCGCGTAAGGGCACACTCGGAAACGGCCCAATCGGTACCGGGCGGGCGTGTGCCGACCGACGATCGCGACCGAAAGAAAGCGTTCGCCAGTGTGGGTGGATCGAAATCGGCCACCAGTTCGCCGGCTCGGACAGCGCCGAAGAAGGGCGCGTGCAGtacgagcagcagcacaagCAGTGATGCGGTGGAGCGCCACCAACACGATCCAATCGCTGAACCGGAGGAAGCGAACGCCGGAACGCCGGAGGCACTGCTTCGGGCGGACGATCGTGCTCCAAACATTCATCGAACGGCTCCCGGTTCGCCCGTGGTGTCTGCCATCGGTGTGACCATCACGTCCACGAACAGTTCCAGTGACCATTCGCCACCGAACGGACGACGAGGACGTGCCGGTGGTGAACGGGTGCGGTCGGAAGCGATGTTCCTGCTACCGTCCGGGTTGCGCCGTCGGAACGTTAATTGGGACCCGACTGTACGCCCGGACCGGGTACGCCCGACCGCGTCCCTGCTGGAACCGGTCGTGGACGACGATGGGTTCGAAAGCTTAAACGGCAAAAGTTCCGGCGGTGAGGACAGTGTCGGTGTGAATGGTGCGGTGCTGTTTCAGCAGGATCACGGCCGCTACCGGAAGGGTCCGTTTGCAAACGACGACTGGCTTGCCGGCGGGACTGCCGGCGGCGAGATAGAATTCAACGAGCATCAGTCCGATTCCGACACGGACACGCTGAAAAACAGCATCACGAACTAcggtgccaccaccaccaccaccatcccagaGCTGGACGGTTTGCTCGATCCGCAGCGTAAGGAAAACGGAGCTGTGACGGACGTCGCCCAAAAGGACACGCAGGGCCCGGAAGGGAAGGAGGGCCGGGACCCGGTACAGCGGCAACGGCGCACCAAAGACACAA GTGAGGAGTGCAGCTACAGCTCCGAGCTGGACCATTCCGATACGCAGAACGAACACTCGGACGACGACTACGAGCTGGAGGACGTACCGACGCTCATACTCAATCCGGCCTGCGGTGCAAACGATCGCGTCAGCTGCACCATCTGGGAGGCACGGGAAGCGAAGAAGGCGGAAATGTCCGTGCTGGACATTTCCTCCGCCATCATCGAGCGCGTGGAAGCGATGCCGGAATCGTGCGACTACGTGTACATTGGCGTCGTGCTGAGCGTGTTCCTGTCGCTGGTGCCCGCCTTCTGCCGGCTGTGCGAGGCGACGGTCGACTCCACCAACTCGACCGAGGTGAACTTCCTCGACATGCCGGTCATCCTGTTCGAGAAGGCGTCCTTCTCGCTGCTGGCCGTGCTGCGGTTCGCGTTCGGCGAGAGTAGCTGGGAGCGGTTTGTGCTGGTGCTCGGCTTTCTGCTACGGCTCGTGCTAACCTTCCTGGTGTTTTTCCTGCTCGCCGTGGCGGAGCGCACCTTTAAGCAGCGCTTTCTGTACGCGAAACTGTTCTCGCATCTGACGTCCTCCCGGCGGGCGCAAAAGTCCGGCATTCCGCACTTTCGGCTGAACAAGGTGCGCAACATTAAGACGTGGCTGTGCGTCCGTTCGTACCTGAAGCGGCGCGGGCCGCAGAACTCGGTGGACGTGATCGTGTCGGCCGCGTTCATCatcacgctgctgctgttggcgtTTCTGAGCGTGGAATGGTTGAAGGATTCGGTCCACTTGCATTCGCAGTTTAATCTCGAGGCGCTCGCCTGGTCCTGTGCGTTTGGCACGTTTCTGCTGCGCTTCATGACGCTCGGCACGAAGATCAACAAGAAGTACAAGAGCGTGTCGGTGCTGATCACGGAGCAGATCAATCTCTACGTTCAG ATCGAACagaaaccaaataaaaaggACGAGCTGATGATATCGAACAACGTGCTCAAGCTGGCGGCTGACCTCCTCAAG GAGCTGGAATCTCCGTTCAAAATCTCCGGTCTCAGTGCAAACCCGTATCTCTACACCACCGTGAAGGTGGTCATACTGTCCGCCCTCTCCGGGGTGCTGAGTGAAATGTTAGGCTTCAAGCTGAAACTtcacaaaattaaaattaagtaG